GGACCCCGGAGCCTCCCGACCGGCGCGCCGCGGCGGGCGCCGGCGAACGCGGGCCGCCGAGATGGCGCGAGGGCGAGGAAAGGACGTTCATTTCACCGGTTTGGGCAGGCGCAGACTCAACCCCAGGGCGGCCAGGGACAAGCCAGCGCTCACCACAAACACGATCGTGGAACCGAAACGCCAGAACACGAGGCCGGCGAGCATCGGCGTGACCGCCCGCGCGAGCGAACCCAGCGAGCGGAAGATGCCCAGGACACGGCCCTGTTCCTCGCGGCCGGCGTAGAGCGAGATGAGGCCGGAGGTGGAGGGGTTTACGAGCCCCGAGCCGAGCGCGAGCGCGGCCAGGCCGACGTACAGCATCCACGGCCGCGGCGCGAAGCCGATGAGCAGGAGGCCGACGGTGGTGAAGACAAGCCCGCTGCCGAGGATGCGGATTTCGTCCACCACGTTCAGGAGTTTCCGGACGATGTAGCCCTGCGTGATGATCGCGCAGAGGCCGAGAAAGCCGAGCAGCTTGCCGTTGTCCCACGCGGTGTAGCCGAACCGCTGGGCGGCGAGGAAGGTGAGCGCGGACTCCATCGCGACGAAGGCGACGGAGTACACGAACGACACGAGGTTGGCGCGCCGGATCGCGGGGTCATGGAGCCCGAGGATTGCGCGCAGGGGATTGCGCAGCCGGGGCTCGCGGGACTCCGCGCGAGTGCCGGCCGGGAGCGTCTCGTGGAAGCGCCGGTAGATCCAGGCCAGGTTGGCCACGCAGAGCAGCAGGGCGACGAGCGCGGGGCCGGAAAACGGATTGAAACCCAGGTGGGCGAGGGCGGGAAACGTCTTGAGCACGTTCCATTGCGCGGTGACCGCGCCGAGCATGGGGCCGGTGACGAGGCCGAGGCCGAAAGCGGCGCCCACGAGGCCCATGGCTTTCGAGCGTTCCTCGCGGGACGTGACGTCGGCCACGGCGGCGGTGGCGACAGACAGGTTGCCGCTGAAACCGCCGCTCACGATGCGCGAGAGGAGAAACAGCCAGAACGACCCGCTGCACACCCAAACGAGATAGCCGACGGCGGTGCCGGTGACCGTGACGAGCAGCACTGGCCGGCGGCCACGGCGGTCGCTCACTGCGCCCCAGAAAGGGGCGAACACGAACTGCAGGATGGAGAAGAACGAGCTCAGCACGCCGCCGAACAGGACCGGGGCGTAATTCTGGATCCCGGCCGCGCCCGCGAGCGCGTCGATCTGCCGCAGCACCCAACCGAGCAATCCGCTGTGCCCCTCGAGTCGGAGGTAGTAGTCCAGCAGGTCGGGGCCGAGCGGGAAGATGATCGAGAAGCCGATGAGGTCGATGTACAGCGTGAGGAAGATCACGCCGAGCGACAGGGGCCGTGTGGGACGTCCGGGCTGGGTGGGAGGCGGCATGGATCCTTCGGTGGGCAAGGAGGCGAAACGAAAGACAGATGGAGCGAACTCGCCAAGGCGCAACTTCCTGCCTGAAACCGTCCTGGGCGACGCCAGCGGCTGGCCGCAGCGGCCGGAGCCCGCGCCGCCCGCTAGACGAACAGCTCGCGGAGCTTGTCCTCGAAGGCGTCGGGTTCGAATGGCTTGGCGAGGAAGCCGACGCGGCCGGGGCCGCGCACGCGCTCGAGGATTCCGCCTTCGGCGTAGCCGCTCACGAGCAGGACGCGGATGTCCTTCCGGATGGCCCGGATCGCCTTCAGGGTTTGTTCGCCGTCCATGCCCGGCATCAGGAGGTCGATGACGACCAGGGTCCAGCGGTCGGGATCGGCCCTGAAGGCTTCGATGCCCGCCGGGCCGTTCCCTTCAATCTGGGTGGAAAAGCCGAAGGTCTTCAGCAGTTCGGCAATCACGTGCCGGACCGATTCCTCGTCGTCGATGACGAGCACGTGGCCGGTGTGCTGCCAGCGCGTGCGGGGGGCGGGTTTCGCCGCCTCGATCTGCACCGCCTCGCCGGCGATCGCCGGGAGGAAGAGGCGGAAGAGCGTGCCCTTGTCGACCTCACTTTCGACCTGGAGCGCGCCGTTGTGGCTGCGGACGATGCCCTGCACCGCGGCGAGGCCGAGCCCGCGCCCGGCGAACTTGGTCGTGAAGAACGGGTCGAAAATTTTCCCCAGCACCTCGCGCGACATGCCGCAGCCGGTGTCCTGCACCTCGAGGACCACGTAGTCGCCGCCGGGAAGATTCTGGCCGGTGACGGAGGTGGCGAACTCGGCCTTGTCGATCGTGCGATAGCCGGTGCGGATGGTGACATCGCCGCTGCGCCCGGCGAGGGCGTCGACCGCGTTGAGCACGAGGTTCATCACGATCTGGCGGAGCTGCGTCGCGTCAGCGCGTACGCCGGGCACCGGCGTCGTGAGTTCGAGGTGCAGCTGGGCCGAACGCACGACGGAGACGCGGAGAAGCGGGAGCATGTCCTCGACGAGCGCGGAGAGGTCGACGCGTTCGATGATGAACCGCCCCTTGCCCGCGTAGGCGAGCATCTGCCGGCAGAGCTCGGCGGCGCGGAGCGAGGCGGTTTCGATGGCGCGCAGTTGCGGGTCGATCGGATTGCCGGCGGGGAGCGTCATCCGCGCGAGGCTGGCGTTGCCGAGGATGGCGCTGAGGAGATTGTTGAAATCGTGGGCGATGCCGCCGGCGAGCAGGCCGAGACTCTCGAGCTTCTGCGTCTCGAGCAGCTTGCGCTCGATCGCGAGCCGAGATTCCTCGGCGCGCTTCGTGTCGGTGACGTCGATGACGATGCCCTCGACGACGACGAGCCGGCCGGCGTCATCGTACACGCCGCGGCCCCGGGAGAGCACCCACTTCACCGTGCCGTCGCGCAGCCGCGTCCGGTACTCAACCTCGACGTCCCGGTGCGCCTGCAGCGCGGCGCGGGTTTCGTCGCGGACGCGGGCGACATCGTCGGGATGGATCAGTTCGCGGACCCGGACGGCGCCACTCACCAGTTGCTCGGGGGTGCAGCCGGTGAGGGCGAGGGCGCCTTCGCTGGCGAAGGTGAGCTGAAAGTCGCCGTCGTAGGTGGCGCGGTAGGCCATGCCGGGCAGCGCGTGGACCAGGTTGGCGAACTGCCGGCGGCTGTCGGCCAGCTCGGCGGTGCGTTCGTTGACCTCGCGGGTGATGGTCTGGGCGCGGCGGCCTAGGACATTGACCAAGCCGCCGAGGAGGGCGGCGAGGGCCAGGACGCTGCCGACGCGGGCCAGGGGGGTGGAGGTGTGCTGGGTGGCGAGCCATTCCGGCCGCGGCCGGTAGATCACGTGCCACTCCCGCTCGCCGATGTGCAGGGGAAAGGCGCGGGTAAAGGCGGCGTCGCGGCGGAACTCCGCTTCGCTCGGGGCCTGGTCGCGGGCCGTGGCGTCGAGCGCAGGCCGGTAGTACATGATGCGCGGGGCCGGGGCGACCGCCGAGGCGTCGACAAACAGCATGTCGAAGGCGGCGTCGGGGTCGCTGGCGCTGGCGGTCTCCAGCAGCTCCCGCACGTGGAACACGCATTGGACGAAGCCCGTGAACGTCTCCTCGGCCGGCTCCGTCGGGGCGGGCCCGCCGGGGCGAAACACCGGGATGACCATGACCACCCCGAGCTCGTTGCCCCGCTCCTGGACGAGGCGAAACTGGTGCGTGACGACGAGGCGGTGCAGCTCACGGGCCCGCTGGAGGTACGGGCCGCTGGGGGCGTTCGTGAGGTCGTAGCCGAGGGCGAGCTCGTTGCCGTGCATCGGCTCGACGAATACGATCGGGTAGTAGAACGGCCGCGGCGGTGCGCGGTGCGCGAGGCCGTTGGCGTCGAAGTCCATGAACTCGAAACCACGGCGCGGATACACCTGCCGCATGGCCGTCTCGAGGGTGGCGCGGTTCTCGTCCGTCACGAGCGGCACCCATTCGAACGCGAGCGAACCGGTGAGCCGGGCCTGCAGCCGCTGGGTGGCGCGGGCGAACTCGGCGCGTGTGAGCGTGGTGTCGAGCGCGAAGATCGAGGAGACGCCGAAGAGCGATTCGGTGTAGCGGGACAGGACCTCGCTGGTGAGCGCGTGGCGCAGCGAGGCGCGCCGGACAAACTCGCTCTCGGCGTGCAGCTGCTCGGAGTGGCGGGCCTCCCGGTAAAGCAGCACGGCCGCGAGCACGCCGCACAGCACGATCGCGATGATGGTGACGCGGTAAGGCAGGGGGGTGGAGGTCCGCGGTCTGCCGGTCATGAGGTTCGCCGCGAGCATGGGCAAAGCCTGGGCGCGATCAAGTTTTGCCCGGGGCCGACGCCCGCAAGCCAGTCGCAAAACAAAACGGCCGCGGGTGCACCGCGGCCGTGAAGGAGAGGGAGCCGGCTGGCGCCTTACAGGCGGTACGGCAGCGGATGCCGGTCGGTCAGCACCTTGATGCGCGCGCGCACGGCGGCGAGGGCGGACTCCTGGTTGGGCGTGTCAACCGCGGCGAGCACCGCATCGATACAACCGGCGATTTCGTCCATCTCGGCCTCGACGAAGCCGCGGGTGGTGACGGCCGGGGTGCCGAGGCGGATGCCCGAGGCCTGGAACGGGCTGCGGGTTTCGAACGGCACGGTGTTCTTGTTGCAGGTGATGTGGGCGAGATCGAGGGTCTCCTGCGCCTTCTTCGCCGTGAGCTCGGGGAACTTCGGGCGGAGGTCGACGAGCATGAGATGGTTGTCGGTGCCGCCGGACACGATCTTGTAGCCGCGCTTGGTCATGGCGGCGGCGAGGGCGCGGGCGTTCTTCACGATCTGCTCGGAGTACGTCTTGAACTCGGGCTTGAGGCACTCGGAGAAGCACACGGCCTTGCCGGCGATGATGTGCATGAGCGGGCCGCCCTGGCCGCCGGGGAACATGGCGGAGTCGATCGCCTTGGCGTGCTGGGCGCGGCAGAGGATGAGGCCGCCGCGCGGGCCGCGCAGCGTCTTGTGCGTGGTGGTCGTGACGAAGTCCGCGTGCGGCACGGGGGAGGGATGCACGCCCGCGGCCACCAGGCCGGCGATGTGGGCGATGTCGGCGAAGAGCAGCGCGCCGACGCTGCGGGCGATCTCACCCATGCGGGCGAAGTCGATGACGCGCGAGTAGGCGCTCGCGCCGACGGTGATCATCTTGGGCTTCTCGCGCTGCGCGACGGCGGCGAGCTCATCGTAGTCGATCAGGCCGTTGTCCTCGCGGACGCCGTACTGGCAGAACGAGTACAGCTTGCCGGAGAAGTTCGCCGGGTTGCCGTGCGTGAGGTGGCCGCCGTGGCTGAGGTTCATGCCGAGGACCTTGTCGCCCGGCTGGAGCATCGCGGTGTAGACGGCGAAATTGGCCTGCGAGCCGGAGTGCGGCTGCACGTTGGCGTGTTCGGCGCCGAACAGTTTCTTGGCGCGGTCGATGGCGAGCTGCTCGACCTTGTCGACGTGTTCGCAACCGCCGTACCAGCGCTTGCCGGGGTAACCCTCGGCGTACTTGTTGGTCAGCACGCTGCCCTGCGCTTCCATCACGGCAGGGTAGGTGAAGTTCTCCGAGGCGATCAGCTCGATGTGGCTCTGCTGGCGGCCTAGTTCGGCGGAAATCGCGGCGAAGATTTCAGGATCAACGGTGGAGAGCGGCGCGGAGTTTAGCATTGCGGAATACGGAGTGCGGTTGGCGGTCGGAAAATAACCGCGGGCAGCCGATGGCTTAACGCCGCAATCCGCAATTCCGAAATCCGGCGCTAGGCCGGCGTCGACGGGGGCAGCAGTGTCTTAAGGTGTTCGAGCAGCGCCGGGATCGCCTCGACCATCTCGTCGCGCGCCATCTCGTAGATGCGGAGCGGGCCGCCGTAGGGGTCGCCGATCTCCTTCTCGCCGTTGCCGGGCATGAACTCGCGAAACAGGAACAGGTTCTTCGGCACCGGCTCGGCCTGCACCTGGATCATCGCGCGGTGCGATTCGGTCATGCACAGCACGACGAGCGCCTGGTCGAGCATCTCCTGGGTGAGGGGCTGGCTGTGGTGCGCCGAGAGGTCGATGCCGACCTTCTTCAGCGCCGTCACCGAGTTCTCGGAAGCGGGTTCGCCGCCGCGGGCGGCGACGCCGGCCGAGATGACCTGCAGCGAGCGCAGCGGCTCAGGCTGGGCGGCGAGGGCATGCTGCAACAGCGCCGCCGCCATCGGGCTGCGACAAATGTTCGCCGTGCAGACGGTAACAATGGTTCCGGGCGATGGCATCCGCGTGGGAGCGAAAGGACATGGATTCGGGTGAAAGGCAAAGCCGGAGTGCGGCGCGTTCCGCGCCGCGGCCGCGCGGCGGCGGCGACGTCGTTTTCCCGGGGCCGTCACTTTCTCGCCGGCGGGGGTTGGGTGGCTCCGGCCAGCGCCTGCAGGCCGCGGTGCAGATGGATGGCGCGCTGCAGCACGGCGTCCTTTGGCGGCGTCGCCTCGCCGGGCTGGGCGGCGGAATCCGCGGCCACGGGCGAGGCCGGCTCCGCCAGCGGATCGCGCGAGAGGCTGGCCTCGTCGTTGCGCACCTTGGCGGGAAGATCCGTCGTGAGCGCGAGCAGCGTTGTGCCCGCCGCGAAGGCGTCGTAACCGCGCCGCTCGTTCTCCGCGCTGTCGTCGACGGTGATGTCGGCGGCGAACCGCTGCCCGCGCAGGCCCACCGTGAGCACGCCGGCGGGGTGGCCCGGCCGCGCGAGCGCTGCCTGGACGGCGGGGCCGGTCGCGCTGTTGACCAGGACAAAGACCGGGCGCTGGCGATGGGCGTGAAACTTGAGCCAGGCCGCGAGGAGCTCGGCGTCCGGCGCTGCGGCCGCGGCGTAGCGCAGGTCGAGGATGCAGGCCCGCTGGCGCAGTTGTTCCGCCGAGGGCAGGTCGGTCGCGACCGCATGGACGCGCACGTACACGAGGGCGGAGTCGACCTCGCGCACCTCGGGAGCGGCGCAGGCGACGAGGGCGAGGGCGAGCAGCGCGCCGAGGCGGAGAACCGAACGGCGCGCGGCGCGGGCAATGCAGGCGGCCGGCCTCATCGACGGTTCAGCTGGCGCGCGCCGATGTCGCGGCGGAAGTACTTCGACGCGCACTGGATCGCGTCGCAGGCCGCGTACGCGCGGGCGGCGGCTTCCGGCAGCGTGGGGGCCAGCGCGGTGACACCGAGGACGCGGCCGCCGTGGGTCACGATGTGTCCGTCGGCATTGCGCGCGGTGCCGGCGTGCAGGATGGAGACGCCAGGCGGCAGCGAGGCGGGGAAGGTGATGACGTCGCCCTTGCGGAACGCGTCCGGGTAACCCTTCGCGGCGATGACGACGCAGAGCGCGTGCTCGGGCTTCACCGCGAGGCGGTGGCCGGCGAGTTCACCGCGGGCGGCGGCCCAGAGCAGTTCGAGCAGGTCCGACGCGAGGCGCGGGAGGACAACCTGCGTTTCGGGATCGCCGAAGCGGGTGTTGAACTCGAGCACGCTCGGGCCCTGCGGCGTGAGCATGATGCCGATGAAGAGCGTGCCGCGAAACTCGATGCCCTCGGCGGCGATCGCATCGACGGAAGGCCGCACGATGTCGCGTTCGATTTGGGCAAGGAGGGCGGGCGTGACGACCTCGGCGGGGGAGTAGGTGCCCATGCCGCCGGTGTTTGGGCCGGTGTCGCCGTCGCCGATGCGTTTGTGGTCCTGCGAGGTGGGCAGGATCACGTAGTCACGGCCCGACACCACGACCAGAAGGGAGGTCTCCTCCCCGACGAGGCAGTCCTCGATGAGGATCTCGCGACCGCTGGCGCCGAAGCGTCCGCTCTCGAGCATGTCGCGCACCGCGGCCTCGGCTTCGGCGCGCGACTGGGCGACGATGACGCCCTTGCCGGCCGCGAGGCCGTCGGCCTTGACGACGATCGGGACGGGATGGGTGTTGAGGTAGGCGAGGGCCGGCTCGACTTCGCGGAAGAACGCGGCGCCGGCGGTGGGAATGCGGTACTTCAGCAGGAGCTGCTTGGTGAAGATCTTCGAGGCCTCCAGGCGGGCGCCGTCGGCCTTGGGGCCGTAAACAGGAATGCCGGCCGCCTGGAGCTGGTTGGCGAGGCCGAGTGACAACGGGACCTCGGGACCGACGACCACGAGCTCGATCTGTTCGCGCTTCGCCAGGGCCACGAGCTCCGCCACCTGGTCGGCGGCAATGGCGAAGCAGGGAACGTCCTCCGCGATGCCGGCGTTGCCGGGCGCGCAGATCACGCGCGGTTGGGCGGGCGAGGCGAGGAGGGCGCGAACGAGGGTGTGTTCACGACCGCCACCACCCACAACGAGGACGGAGCGAGGGAGTTTGGCCACGGCGCGAGTCCACAGGCGCGCTGCGGAAGTTTCAAGTCTGGCAGCCCGTGGGACTTCGTGCGGTGAACGCCGGTCGGGACCGCCGGGCTCAATCGCTGCCGCCGAGCCGTGCCGGTGAGTATCCGGACACTATTCCGCAGTATCCGGACATTATTCCCGAGTATCTGGACATTATCGCGTTAATTGCTGCGCCATAGCGCGATATAATTGCATCCCTCGTCCCCTCGTTGTCCTTGCCCGGGAGTCGAAGTGCAGGCCTGAGCCGGGCGCGAAGTCCGGCGTGGCCGTGATGGGTTGGGTGGCGGGCCCGGACGAGCAGCCCCGCACGAAGCCAGCCGCCGAGCGGCGACGGGCCGGCGGGGGCGAACGGTGATGCGAACGGGAACGCACTCGAGGCGCCGGTGAACCGAGCGCCCCGAGTCCGTGGAAGGATCAGAGCACCTGCAGCTTCTTGCGGTAGAACTCCACGACCTCGTCGGGATCGTCGGTGAAGAGCACGTAGTCGGCGATCCACGCCGGGGCGCGGCGGGTGCGGATCATGTGCTGGAGCTGCTTCCGCATGTCGGTCCAGAACTTCGCGTTGAAGAACACGTACGGGACGCGCGGGCGGACACCGAGCTTGAGGTTGCACATCTCGATGCCGATCTCCTCGAGCGTGCCGACGCCGCCGACGTTGAAGATGCAGAAGTCAGCCGCTTCGAACCATTTTTGGCGGAAGTGGCGGGACGACTCCTGGAACGTGTTGAAGAAGTCGACGCCGAGCTCCGGTGGCTGGGCCTCGAGCTCCAGGAAGCACGCGCCCGTGAGCGCGCCCTTCGCGCGGGCCTGGTCGGTGGCGAGACGCATGACGCCGCCACCGCCACCGGTGAGGACGCCGAGGTTCGTGCCGATGAACGACGTCAGCTTGTCGACGAGCGACGAGATGCGGTCGGTGTCGGCCGGCTCGAGCCCGATGGCGGAGCCGTAGAACGCGAGGATGGTCGACTCCTGGAACTTGCGGGCGCTCTCCTCGCGGACGAAGAAACCGTGGTCCTTCTTGTACGTGTGCATGTACAGGTCCTTGGTGAGCTCGTCGTACCAATAGACCTGCAGGCCGATCGCCTCGAACGTGTCGAGCCGCGCGTGCGCGTTGCTCGAGAGGAAATAACCGTGCGTGCGCGACGCCTTCCGGAAGATGACGCGCTTCAGCTTGATGTCGCCGATGCGCGTGAGGAGCTCGATCTGTTCGATAAGGTCCGGGAAGTAGTCGAGGACCAGGGTGTCGGCGTTGTCCGGCGCGGCGTCGAGGGCCTGGATCATCGTGCGATGACCGCAGCCGTTGCCGTTGCTGAGGACGGCCTTGAGGTCGTCGCCCGCGCGGACGAGCGTGGCGCGATTCTCCATCGTGGCGCTCTGGCCGCGAACGGTGATCTTGGTGCGCGGCTGGACGGGACCGGAGTCGCGCGCCGGGTTTTCGTCCATGCTCTTGTAGAGCTCGGAGGCGGTCGCGAGGAGCCGGGTGCGGCGCTTGGCGAGCGTCTTGTACTCGGGATCGTTGGCCTCGGGGGCGCGGAAGAGCTCGACCGACACCACGGGATTCACCACCGGCTGGTCGCCGGTGTTGTAGATCTCGAGCATGATGTTCGTGCCGAACGTCTTGATCGGATCGAGCAGCACGGCGCTCGTGTGGATGCCGAAGTTGCCGGCGCCCTGGTTGAGGACGACGAAGTGCTCCTTCAGGTACATCGAGCAGCTCGTGAGAATGCCCGAGCGCGGCGGGATCGTGAGCGGGGAGGCGTCGTGGCGCACCTGCACGCGGTCGAGATACCCACGGCCGGCGACGCCACTGACGACGCGCTCGAAGTCTGCGCGCTGCAGCTTGGTGCTGAGCGTGTAGCTGAGCTGGTGCGGCGTCAGGAAGACGCGGCCGCTGCTATCGATGCTGACGGTGTTGGGCAGCTTGATGCGGTTCTCCTTGAGCGCGTCCCAGATCTCTCCGGTGGAGAGCTTGGCGGCGGGAGGCGCGAAGAAGAGGCGGCCGACGGGCGCACCAACGCGCATCAGTTTCTTCCAGTAGGTCGCGTTGGGGAAGCTGCTGTCGTAGATGAAGGCATCGGCCTCGAGCTCGAGGCGGTTGCCCTCAATGCGGGGAGCTCCCTGCGTGAGCATTTCGATACCGACGCGCGCGAGTGAGCTGCGCTCGGTGAACTGCAAGGCGGGGAGGTGGGATTTGGCGAACTCCAGTTCTGCCGGATGGCGGGGCCAAAACGCCAAGGTGAGCGTTACAGAGTGCTCGTCCTTGTTTTTGACGGTAAGGATCTGGCCATCCTGACTGGTCCAAAATTGGTCAGGATTCATTTGTGAGGGGGTCGGTGATGGCGGAACCCCGCCCCCGGCGCAAGTGGGGAGTATCAGGGGCCTTGGAGGGCCTCCATCGTTCTCGTAATCGTTCTCGTTCTCGACGGCCCGAGGCGATGCCGGCCCTCCGGCGCATCCTCTTTCTCATACTCTTCCTCTTTCTCTTTCTCTCATCCGTCCAGGCCGCCGGAGCGGCCCACATGAGAGAACGAGAACGAGTACGAGAATGAGAACGATTTGGGGCCGGCGCTCAGGGCCGGCCCTTCCTCAATCCCTTGAGAGGAAGAGAAAGAGGAAGAGTAAGAGGAAGAGCCCTGCCCCGGCCCCGCCCCGGGCCGGAGCGGGGCGGCCACTCTCGGGTTGCTTTTGGACGGAGGACTGGCTGATTCGCTCGATTTTACGGCACTGTTCCCCTCCGGAACGCGTCTACCCGAACCCTCCAATATGAACCTGAAGCATTCTCTCGCGCTCTGCATCGCTGCGGCCGGCCTCACCGTCGCCCGCGCCGAGGGCGTCAAATTCAATCCTCCGGCCCAGGGTGACCAGGCTGGTGCGGCTCCGGCTGCCGCGGCTCCCGCGGCTCCGGCGCCCGCCACCGCTGCGCCCACGCCCGCCCCGACGTTCACCGACGCGCAGGTGGCGGAAGAGCTCGGCTGGTTCTACGGCAAGCGCATGGGCCTGTCCGAACTCGGCTTCAGCGCCGCCGAGACCCAGGCGCTCCTCAAGGGCCTCTCCTCCGCGGCCGCCGGCAAGGACTCGCCGTTCGACCTCGAGAAGATCAGCCCGCGCGTCGAGGAGTTCATGCAGCAGAAGCAGGCCGCCTACCTCGCCAAGCTGAAGGAGCAGAGCAATGCCGAGAACCTGGCCTTCTTCACCAAGCTCAAGGAGAACAAGAACATCGTCGAACTGCCGGACGGCCTCCGCTACGAGATCGTCCAGGCCGGCAACGGCGCGTACCCGAAGGCCGAGGACACCGTGAAGGTTCAC
The Opitutus sp. ER46 DNA segment above includes these coding regions:
- a CDS encoding MFS transporter; this encodes MPPPTQPGRPTRPLSLGVIFLTLYIDLIGFSIIFPLGPDLLDYYLRLEGHSGLLGWVLRQIDALAGAAGIQNYAPVLFGGVLSSFFSILQFVFAPFWGAVSDRRGRRPVLLVTVTGTAVGYLVWVCSGSFWLFLLSRIVSGGFSGNLSVATAAVADVTSREERSKAMGLVGAAFGLGLVTGPMLGAVTAQWNVLKTFPALAHLGFNPFSGPALVALLLCVANLAWIYRRFHETLPAGTRAESREPRLRNPLRAILGLHDPAIRRANLVSFVYSVAFVAMESALTFLAAQRFGYTAWDNGKLLGFLGLCAIITQGYIVRKLLNVVDEIRILGSGLVFTTVGLLLIGFAPRPWMLYVGLAALALGSGLVNPSTSGLISLYAGREEQGRVLGIFRSLGSLARAVTPMLAGLVFWRFGSTIVFVVSAGLSLAALGLSLRLPKPVK
- a CDS encoding CHASE domain-containing protein; the protein is MLAANLMTGRPRTSTPLPYRVTIIAIVLCGVLAAVLLYREARHSEQLHAESEFVRRASLRHALTSEVLSRYTESLFGVSSIFALDTTLTRAEFARATQRLQARLTGSLAFEWVPLVTDENRATLETAMRQVYPRRGFEFMDFDANGLAHRAPPRPFYYPIVFVEPMHGNELALGYDLTNAPSGPYLQRARELHRLVVTHQFRLVQERGNELGVVMVIPVFRPGGPAPTEPAEETFTGFVQCVFHVRELLETASASDPDAAFDMLFVDASAVAPAPRIMYYRPALDATARDQAPSEAEFRRDAAFTRAFPLHIGEREWHVIYRPRPEWLATQHTSTPLARVGSVLALAALLGGLVNVLGRRAQTITREVNERTAELADSRRQFANLVHALPGMAYRATYDGDFQLTFASEGALALTGCTPEQLVSGAVRVRELIHPDDVARVRDETRAALQAHRDVEVEYRTRLRDGTVKWVLSRGRGVYDDAGRLVVVEGIVIDVTDTKRAEESRLAIERKLLETQKLESLGLLAGGIAHDFNNLLSAILGNASLARMTLPAGNPIDPQLRAIETASLRAAELCRQMLAYAGKGRFIIERVDLSALVEDMLPLLRVSVVRSAQLHLELTTPVPGVRADATQLRQIVMNLVLNAVDALAGRSGDVTIRTGYRTIDKAEFATSVTGQNLPGGDYVVLEVQDTGCGMSREVLGKIFDPFFTTKFAGRGLGLAAVQGIVRSHNGALQVESEVDKGTLFRLFLPAIAGEAVQIEAAKPAPRTRWQHTGHVLVIDDEESVRHVIAELLKTFGFSTQIEGNGPAGIEAFRADPDRWTLVVIDLLMPGMDGEQTLKAIRAIRKDIRVLLVSGYAEGGILERVRGPGRVGFLAKPFEPDAFEDKLRELFV
- the glyA gene encoding serine hydroxymethyltransferase, with protein sequence MLNSAPLSTVDPEIFAAISAELGRQQSHIELIASENFTYPAVMEAQGSVLTNKYAEGYPGKRWYGGCEHVDKVEQLAIDRAKKLFGAEHANVQPHSGSQANFAVYTAMLQPGDKVLGMNLSHGGHLTHGNPANFSGKLYSFCQYGVREDNGLIDYDELAAVAQREKPKMITVGASAYSRVIDFARMGEIARSVGALLFADIAHIAGLVAAGVHPSPVPHADFVTTTTHKTLRGPRGGLILCRAQHAKAIDSAMFPGGQGGPLMHIIAGKAVCFSECLKPEFKTYSEQIVKNARALAAAMTKRGYKIVSGGTDNHLMLVDLRPKFPELTAKKAQETLDLAHITCNKNTVPFETRSPFQASGIRLGTPAVTTRGFVEAEMDEIAGCIDAVLAAVDTPNQESALAAVRARIKVLTDRHPLPYRL
- a CDS encoding protein tyrosine phosphatase — protein: MPSPGTIVTVCTANICRSPMAAALLQHALAAQPEPLRSLQVISAGVAARGGEPASENSVTALKKVGIDLSAHHSQPLTQEMLDQALVVLCMTESHRAMIQVQAEPVPKNLFLFREFMPGNGEKEIGDPYGGPLRIYEMARDEMVEAIPALLEHLKTLLPPSTPA
- the purD gene encoding phosphoribosylamine--glycine ligase, whose translation is MAKLPRSVLVVGGGGREHTLVRALLASPAQPRVICAPGNAGIAEDVPCFAIAADQVAELVALAKREQIELVVVGPEVPLSLGLANQLQAAGIPVYGPKADGARLEASKIFTKQLLLKYRIPTAGAAFFREVEPALAYLNTHPVPIVVKADGLAAGKGVIVAQSRAEAEAAVRDMLESGRFGASGREILIEDCLVGEETSLLVVVSGRDYVILPTSQDHKRIGDGDTGPNTGGMGTYSPAEVVTPALLAQIERDIVRPSVDAIAAEGIEFRGTLFIGIMLTPQGPSVLEFNTRFGDPETQVVLPRLASDLLELLWAAARGELAGHRLAVKPEHALCVVIAAKGYPDAFRKGDVITFPASLPPGVSILHAGTARNADGHIVTHGGRVLGVTALAPTLPEAAARAYAACDAIQCASKYFRRDIGARQLNRR
- a CDS encoding LOG family protein, encoding MNPDQFWTSQDGQILTVKNKDEHSVTLTLAFWPRHPAELEFAKSHLPALQFTERSSLARVGIEMLTQGAPRIEGNRLELEADAFIYDSSFPNATYWKKLMRVGAPVGRLFFAPPAAKLSTGEIWDALKENRIKLPNTVSIDSSGRVFLTPHQLSYTLSTKLQRADFERVVSGVAGRGYLDRVQVRHDASPLTIPPRSGILTSCSMYLKEHFVVLNQGAGNFGIHTSAVLLDPIKTFGTNIMLEIYNTGDQPVVNPVVSVELFRAPEANDPEYKTLAKRRTRLLATASELYKSMDENPARDSGPVQPRTKITVRGQSATMENRATLVRAGDDLKAVLSNGNGCGHRTMIQALDAAPDNADTLVLDYFPDLIEQIELLTRIGDIKLKRVIFRKASRTHGYFLSSNAHARLDTFEAIGLQVYWYDELTKDLYMHTYKKDHGFFVREESARKFQESTILAFYGSAIGLEPADTDRISSLVDKLTSFIGTNLGVLTGGGGGVMRLATDQARAKGALTGACFLELEAQPPELGVDFFNTFQESSRHFRQKWFEAADFCIFNVGGVGTLEEIGIEMCNLKLGVRPRVPYVFFNAKFWTDMRKQLQHMIRTRRAPAWIADYVLFTDDPDEVVEFYRKKLQVL
- a CDS encoding FKBP-type peptidyl-prolyl cis-trans isomerase; the encoded protein is MNLKHSLALCIAAAGLTVARAEGVKFNPPAQGDQAGAAPAAAAPAAPAPATAAPTPAPTFTDAQVAEELGWFYGKRMGLSELGFSAAETQALLKGLSSAAAGKDSPFDLEKISPRVEEFMQQKQAAYLAKLKEQSNAENLAFFTKLKENKNIVELPDGLRYEIVQAGNGAYPKAEDTVKVHYTGTLVNGSVFDSSVERKEPATFALKEVIPGWTEGIQKINKGGKIKLYVPPHLAYGDDPRPGIPPGSTLIFDVELLDINPPAPAAPTPTPAPATK